The following nucleotide sequence is from Vanessa cardui chromosome 3, ilVanCard2.1, whole genome shotgun sequence.
aTCATAttattcaccacgctgttccaatgcgggttggtggaatacacatgtggcagaatttctatgaaaacatgcaggtttcctcacgatgttttccttcaccgctgagcacgagatgaattataaagacaaattaagcacatgaatcagcggtgcttgccttggtttgaacccgcaatcatcggtaaagatgcatgcgttctgcGGCCATCtcgtatttacaatataaataaatataattacccCTGCAGTATGCACAATCTGCCGTATGAGTTGGTCTTGGGCGCCGACAGTGAGCTCAACCTGTCGTCAGGCGAGGGCAGGTTGGCGCCGCCATGGCTCCCGGTTTGCGTTTCCTTCAGCACGATGAAGGACGTGAGAGACTCGGGGATCTCTTCCACCCCCCTCGCCTGGAGACACTTGAGCCCGTTGATGAGTTGCAGCATTATGAATATGGACTCGTGGATCTGGTCAGTTTGGACGAGCTGGTGGTCTTTAGTGCTGCCCTCTGCGGCGTGCAGGTGTTCGCCGTAGGAGCTTATGGTGTCGACCTGTGCGTTTGCTAGCACGACGATCGTGGCTGAAATGTAATATttggatttaatattattacgtcTACATATTTGTCTTCTTTTATTTTGATGCGAATTATGAATCATTAACGCAGttttaatacgaaaatattgtcttaaattatttacgattaaattaaaattataggtCCTTTACTGAGTTTCCTATTAGGAAAGCAAAAGTGCTATATGTGCGtacataagaaaatatattttatctgattAATTGTCGATAGAACTTGAATGTGCGGGATtttcaaatcatatttttaaactgtttattttgttgaaaaaaaaaaatggaatattataAGTTAATGCAATTGACAGAATCGGGAACGCATCGTAACCAATGATTATTTCAAATCGTCACAAAAAACAACGCAATTAAATCGTAACCGGAGTGATCTGCTAATTTACAACGGTTATGATTGTAATTCGATCCAACTTCGAGCCGCATCTGGATTATTGTTTTCGTAAAATGGCACGATTACTTGTCGATTCGATTGCGATACtgatattttgtaattagaaTTGGTCCCCAGTTTCCTGTGACATATTTCAGAAGCAAAAACTTCAAAGGGAAGATTTTCCCGCGCGATAAGGGACTCGATCAAATAGACATTCTCTTAGTTACCTAATAACCTATTATGATTGTATActattttaactaatttataaaatattgagtttattttaaCGATGTGTAGATGCTTAAGAATCAAAATTCCAACCAACCGATGtagatttttcttttatcaaaatatatatacgttaaAGTCAATGGAATTCTATCAATACATTACTACCCTATTCCAATCAAAaacggaattaaaaaaaaaaacaaacttaaatttatatattttatgagatttaCTTAGCtcgtttacattaattaattaattaatatattataattcatgaAATTACCTTGCACCAAATCATCCCCATCTTCCCCAAACTGTTGCAACGGTACCAAGTCACAGAATTCCGTGATGGCGTTCAGACACAACGTCGAGGGCTGTACCGACTGACAGACCATTTGAGAAGCCATCTGCTCCTTGTACAGCATCAGAGTCACGTTAACTGGTCCTTGGTTGGAGTTCCAGCAGGCAGGGTAAAAGAATCTCTTGCCCGCTTTTGTAAAGTTCTTGTTTTGCTGGATCGTGAAATCATTCCACCGTAAATTGGTACAAGCTTTCAGGCCTCGGAGCGATGACTGCATGGTCGCACTCTGTTGTACCTGAAATTAAAGAAACTatgtaaatttaacaaatttggatgataatttaagaagattTAAGCGaaacaaattatgtttaaagATTTTGAAATTAACGTTGAACCAAATATTCTTCAGTTTTGTACACCGAAGCATTTTGTaactaaactattaaataaataattacgttaGTTCTAATAATTTAGAAACGCTCTCTCGTCAAAATCGAATTTAAAAGCGTTAAAGTATAACAACGCtatacaaatgtaaatttaataaagttaggTCGGTCAAATTAATCTAGAGTTAAGTTAAGTAAGCCTGAGGGCACGTTCGACTAAATTACCTGTTCTAAAACTTGCGCCAGCGCTTCATGATTGGCGATAACGACCGCGCCGTAATTATCCTCAAGAGTCTTGTGAACGACGCTCCTTCCCTTCCTAACCCGCAATTTGTTCGTCGTGTTCTTTGGAGTCATTTCACTTTGATAATCGTCATTCGTCGGACTGTCCATGTTGTCGTTTGAACTGTAGAAACTGTACGGCGAATAAATCTCGGATTCAGTTTCGCTGCCGCAGTACGGTAGAGACGAACGGAAACCGTTGGAGTATTTGGGGAATTCAGTCGTGTCTTCGATCTTTCGTTCAGCGCGTTCAACTTCTCTCGTTTTAATCGCAGAGTCGCACTCCGGCGAACTGGAGCGCGCGTGGTGAACGTATTCATAGTCGCTGTCGCTGTTTTTGGCCGAATCACAATTTTCCTCGTCATATTTAGCCGTGTTGTACACGTCGTCGTAGTTGTGTATCACTGTGTCGTTTGTTGCTTGAACGAGTTCCTGCGGTTCGTCTGATTCATCCTTATCGTCGTCCAAAGGTGACCGGCGCTTTACAAGCTCCAAGTGCGATTCTCGTTCTCTCATACTCGCTGTACGTTCGGGTTTCCTTGGCGCCAATGCTGATCTGATCTCTCCTGAAAACAATTTAAcataatctaaaatttatttattttcttaagaaTTAAATGAATCTTATGGAAGTGTATTACagcgttttaattataaagtgaaTGAggaaaatgattaataatatatttaaaaaaacattttagatatttattaccaaaattACAATTTGCATTGAAAATTTTAcatagtatgtattaatataaaaaaattgtattaaatatgcaaCTGACAAAAAGTTTGTGTTAtacttttgtatatgtataagtatagtTTTGGAGCGTCTGTTAGTGATCGTGCAACTATTTCAAAAAGaggtttaaatatatcttacctAAATTAGCATAAATGTTATCATCCTGTTTCGGAGTGGATGCCCAGGcttgttgtttttgtttcttttgcaAAGCTATAGATTTTGGGGGCGGCGGTCTCGCAGGTTTTGGTACATTGGACACGGTTTTATAATCCTCACTGGATATCCTGGGTGGAGGAGGTGGTTTATTCACAACCCTCGGTGGTGTATCATCAGTCGCAGAACTACTACCGCTGTATATTGACGAGACGTCGTCATGACTCAGTCGGCGTAAGCTTTCCGAAATTTCACAATTCGATTTCACAACCTCAACAGTCGACCCGTTGATGTCCAAAGGATGTATTATGACGAGTCGCGGTTTTGGTTTTGGGGTCAAATCATAAATCTCCTCGGTTTTCGGCGATAATTTCGTTACTGTTGCAACGCTTAGTTCTTTCTTGTCCAAGTCTTTTGACGAACCGATGCGAAGTAATTTCTTAATTGAGAATTTATATTTGCCCTTACGTTTTTCGTCTATAAGCAAGTTATCGTGAGATAGGGAAATGTTTCTTCTCGGCGCTGGCTCTGGTGTATGCTCTGTCTTTTTCGTCTCATCATCCGAACCTCTTAATTTTGGCAACGAAGACATCACAGCCCTTTCTCGTTTTTCCATTTCTCTCACAACGGGAGAGTCCGATTTCATAAACACGTTTGGATTTCTTTGGTACAGGCTACTAGAGTATTCCTCGGTAGGTGATAAGGGGGGTGTAGGAGCTTTACGTTTGCACAAGCTACTCAAAGACGTGTCGCTATCTTGTTTTGTAAGCACTGGCTTAGCGTAATACACAGAGTCTGACTTTTCACTGATAGTCTCGCAATTTTGATCGctcacatatttaataatattttcttcctCATCATTTTTTGTTTGAACGTGCATAACAACTTGTTGCGTTGAGGTAACACTTTTTTTGCTTTGTTTAATGACTGGTTTGACAGGTAGCTTAGGTTTTTCTGGTGGGACCGGTTTACCTGGCATTATGTCAGTTATCATGCCGTGTAGGAATGATGGGCGCGGGTCCATAGTCGGCATAGGACTGTTAGGTAAAGCGGGTGCCTCACTCGCGTCATCTGGATCTGCTCTGCCATCCGGTTCGCCTGCTAATTCGCGACTGGCTTCCGCGGAGAACACGGCTTCCGTTTGTTTAGGTATGATAGACGGCATGTCAATGATCGGACTTTGGAATGTTGAATATCCACTACTAGCTTGTCCGTCCACTTTTCGTAGCTGATCCATCggtgacatttttatatttttatcttcattataaactttaattttgacAGTTTCTTCTATTTTATGTGATTCGGAGAAATGGCCACTATCGTCATTGTCAGAGTCTGTGCGTCCACTAAAACTTTCATCATCGGAAGTTAATGAGTTATTTGCGGTTGAGTTAAGTGTGCCAACAGCAGAGTCGACACTACTAttctcaatattaattttacaaaatttgaaTTCCGATCGGCTAAGATTTACTTTTGGTCTTTCTTGTTTCTTATCTAATGGCGACTTTCTAACAATACTGTTCTTTTTTGTTTCGGTCATTTCCTTTTTTTCGCAGTCATCTTGCAtgctttgtttaattttacctTCAACAATAGATGGTTTGCTGCACTCTGTTTGAATCAAGTTAAGGTCATGTCCACCTATTCTATTTTGGTGCAGTGTTTCAGATATTTCTTCAAGTAACGATTTTTCTGTACATAATATACCCTCAGACGACTTTGTGCCTTCAGTTGTAATTATAGTCTCAGATTCCTTCATGTAACTTGaaagaataatattagttttgtatCCATTTGAAGATTCTTCAGCTTGATCAGCTAAATTTAAAACGGCTGGTTTGCGAGTGTGCGTTTTAACGTTAGGGCTCTTATTTTCTTGACCGAATGGTGTAACCGAAACCATTAACGTTTTTTTCTTGCCATCAGAATCAGTTTGAACTTTGCCCAATAACAATGATGTGTAAGTCTTCGCAACGGAATCTCCAAGTAAATTCGCTTTTACTGTGTTAAAATCAGTGTTAGATTTTGTTATTCTGTGAAGCTCTCTCTCTTCTTCTGTATCTGGGAACGTGTCATCTTCGTCGTTATCTTCTGAAACTTCGAATTCTTCTCCGTCGGACCAATCATCGCCTCCATATCCAATAACACTGCTCACCTCTTCCGGGAAACGGACATTTCGTTTACCCTTTTTCTTTGGATGTATCTTGAGAATACTGGGTGGAGTTTTCTTGAAGAAAGTGCTTCTATTTTGGAATGGAGTCGCTAAATATTT
It contains:
- the LOC124543116 gene encoding uncharacterized protein LOC124543116 isoform X2 codes for the protein MERYVVNRHSKRRKSNDGLLARWRRKHVWNILSKHKWLSSGYDLNNASYVINRRYTKSKMSPVCHNFVQNAWKKDFCSNCFKSREEHSKQDRSTESSKYLATPFQNRSTFFKKTPPSILKIHPKKKGKRNVRFPEEVSSVIGYGGDDWSDGEEFEVSEDNDEDDTFPDTEEERELHRITKSNTDFNTVKANLLGDSVAKTYTSLLLGKVQTDSDGKKKTLMVSVTPFGQENKSPNVKTHTRKPAVLNLADQAEESSNGYKTNIILSSYMKESETIITTEGTKSSEGILCTEKSLLEEISETLHQNRIGGHDLNLIQTECSKPSIVEGKIKQSMQDDCEKKEMTETKKNSIVRKSPLDKKQERPKVNLSRSEFKFCKINIENSSVDSAVGTLNSTANNSLTSDDESFSGRTDSDNDDSGHFSESHKIEETVKIKVYNEDKNIKMSPMDQLRKVDGQASSGYSTFQSPIIDMPSIIPKQTEAVFSAEASRELAGEPDGRADPDDASEAPALPNSPMPTMDPRPSFLHGMITDIMPGKPVPPEKPKLPVKPVIKQSKKSVTSTQQVVMHVQTKNDEEENIIKYVSDQNCETISEKSDSVYYAKPVLTKQDSDTSLSSLCKRKAPTPPLSPTEEYSSSLYQRNPNVFMKSDSPVVREMEKRERAVMSSLPKLRGSDDETKKTEHTPEPAPRRNISLSHDNLLIDEKRKGKYKFSIKKLLRIGSSKDLDKKELSVATVTKLSPKTEEIYDLTPKPKPRLVIIHPLDINGSTVEVVKSNCEISESLRRLSHDDVSSIYSGSSSATDDTPPRVVNKPPPPPRISSEDYKTVSNVPKPARPPPPKSIALQKKQKQQAWASTPKQDDNIYANLEIRSALAPRKPERTASMRERESHLELVKRRSPLDDDKDESDEPQELVQATNDTVIHNYDDVYNTAKYDEENCDSAKNSDSDYEYVHHARSSSPECDSAIKTREVERAERKIEDTTEFPKYSNGFRSSLPYCGSETESEIYSPYSFYSSNDNMDSPTNDDYQSEMTPKNTTNKLRVRKGRSVVHKTLEDNYGAVVIANHEALAQVLEQVQQSATMQSSLRGLKACTNLRWNDFTIQQNKNFTKAGKRFFYPACWNSNQGPVNVTLMLYKEQMASQMVCQSVQPSTLCLNAITEFCDLVPLQQFGEDGDDLVQATIVVLANAQVDTISSYGEHLHAAEGSTKDHQLVQTDQIHESIFIMLQLINGLKCLQARGVEEIPESLTSFIVLKETQTGSHGGANLPSPDDRLSSLSAPKTNSYGRLCILQGLTDDMNCSKSTDEDLSSLCKCALKAIETLLPGEKLTPLLKEVIQEERAVSLNHAKSVLEFMLWGPLDVVQGVPVEERELSLQRWLDLERATVLHGLVRTRVQLNVFEQLHLMFLVRSTAKAMCDASVLLEKANVY
- the LOC124543116 gene encoding uncharacterized protein LOC124543116 isoform X1; translation: MERYVVNRHSKRRKSNDGLLARWRRKHVWNILSKHKWLSSGYDLNNASYVINRRYTKSKMSPVCHNFVQNAWKKDFCSNCFKSREEHSKQDRSTESSKYLATPFQNRSTFFKKTPPSILKIHPKKKGKRNVRFPEEVSSVIGYGGDDWSDGEEFEVSEDNDEDDTFPDTEEERELHRITKSNTDFNTVKANLLGDSVAKTYTSLLLGKVQTDSDGKKKTLMVSVTPFGQENKSPNVKTHTRKPAVLNLADQAEESSNGYKTNIILSSYMKESETIITTEGTKSSEGILCTEKSLLEEISETLHQNRIGGHDLNLIQTECSKPSIVEGKIKQSMQDDCEKKEMTETKKNSIVRKSPLDKKQERPKVNLSRSEFKFCKINIENSSVDSAVGTLNSTANNSLTSDDESFSGRTDSDNDDSGHFSESHKIEETVKIKVYNEDKNIKMSPMDQLRKVDGQASSGYSTFQSPIIDMPSIIPKQTEAVFSAEASRELAGEPDGRADPDDASEAPALPNSPMPTMDPRPSFLHGMITDIMPGKPVPPEKPKLPVKPVIKQSKKSVTSTQQVVMHVQTKNDEEENIIKYVSDQNCETISEKSDSVYYAKPVLTKQDSDTSLSSLCKRKAPTPPLSPTEEYSSSLYQRNPNVFMKSDSPVVREMEKRERAVMSSLPKLRGSDDETKKTEHTPEPAPRRNISLSHDNLLIDEKRKGKYKFSIKKLLRIGSSKDLDKKELSVATVTKLSPKTEEIYDLTPKPKPRLVIIHPLDINGSTVEVVKSNCEISESLRRLSHDDVSSIYSGSSSATDDTPPRVVNKPPPPPRISSEDYKTVSNVPKPARPPPPKSIALQKKQKQQAWASTPKQDDNIYANLGEIRSALAPRKPERTASMRERESHLELVKRRSPLDDDKDESDEPQELVQATNDTVIHNYDDVYNTAKYDEENCDSAKNSDSDYEYVHHARSSSPECDSAIKTREVERAERKIEDTTEFPKYSNGFRSSLPYCGSETESEIYSPYSFYSSNDNMDSPTNDDYQSEMTPKNTTNKLRVRKGRSVVHKTLEDNYGAVVIANHEALAQVLEQVQQSATMQSSLRGLKACTNLRWNDFTIQQNKNFTKAGKRFFYPACWNSNQGPVNVTLMLYKEQMASQMVCQSVQPSTLCLNAITEFCDLVPLQQFGEDGDDLVQATIVVLANAQVDTISSYGEHLHAAEGSTKDHQLVQTDQIHESIFIMLQLINGLKCLQARGVEEIPESLTSFIVLKETQTGSHGGANLPSPDDRLSSLSAPKTNSYGRLCILQGLTDDMNCSKSTDEDLSSLCKCALKAIETLLPGEKLTPLLKEVIQEERAVSLNHAKSVLEFMLWGPLDVVQGVPVEERELSLQRWLDLERATVLHGLVRTRVQLNVFEQLHLMFLVRSTAKAMCDASVLLEKANVY
- the LOC124543116 gene encoding uncharacterized protein LOC124543116 isoform X3 — its product is MPQIFFKKVMVVRDRGDFENASYVINRRYTKSKMSPVCHNFVQNAWKKDFCSNCFKSREEHSKQDRSTESSKYLATPFQNRSTFFKKTPPSILKIHPKKKGKRNVRFPEEVSSVIGYGGDDWSDGEEFEVSEDNDEDDTFPDTEEERELHRITKSNTDFNTVKANLLGDSVAKTYTSLLLGKVQTDSDGKKKTLMVSVTPFGQENKSPNVKTHTRKPAVLNLADQAEESSNGYKTNIILSSYMKESETIITTEGTKSSEGILCTEKSLLEEISETLHQNRIGGHDLNLIQTECSKPSIVEGKIKQSMQDDCEKKEMTETKKNSIVRKSPLDKKQERPKVNLSRSEFKFCKINIENSSVDSAVGTLNSTANNSLTSDDESFSGRTDSDNDDSGHFSESHKIEETVKIKVYNEDKNIKMSPMDQLRKVDGQASSGYSTFQSPIIDMPSIIPKQTEAVFSAEASRELAGEPDGRADPDDASEAPALPNSPMPTMDPRPSFLHGMITDIMPGKPVPPEKPKLPVKPVIKQSKKSVTSTQQVVMHVQTKNDEEENIIKYVSDQNCETISEKSDSVYYAKPVLTKQDSDTSLSSLCKRKAPTPPLSPTEEYSSSLYQRNPNVFMKSDSPVVREMEKRERAVMSSLPKLRGSDDETKKTEHTPEPAPRRNISLSHDNLLIDEKRKGKYKFSIKKLLRIGSSKDLDKKELSVATVTKLSPKTEEIYDLTPKPKPRLVIIHPLDINGSTVEVVKSNCEISESLRRLSHDDVSSIYSGSSSATDDTPPRVVNKPPPPPRISSEDYKTVSNVPKPARPPPPKSIALQKKQKQQAWASTPKQDDNIYANLGEIRSALAPRKPERTASMRERESHLELVKRRSPLDDDKDESDEPQELVQATNDTVIHNYDDVYNTAKYDEENCDSAKNSDSDYEYVHHARSSSPECDSAIKTREVERAERKIEDTTEFPKYSNGFRSSLPYCGSETESEIYSPYSFYSSNDNMDSPTNDDYQSEMTPKNTTNKLRVRKGRSVVHKTLEDNYGAVVIANHEALAQVLEQVQQSATMQSSLRGLKACTNLRWNDFTIQQNKNFTKAGKRFFYPACWNSNQGPVNVTLMLYKEQMASQMVCQSVQPSTLCLNAITEFCDLVPLQQFGEDGDDLVQATIVVLANAQVDTISSYGEHLHAAEGSTKDHQLVQTDQIHESIFIMLQLINGLKCLQARGVEEIPESLTSFIVLKETQTGSHGGANLPSPDDRLSSLSAPKTNSYGRLCILQGLTDDMNCSKSTDEDLSSLCKCALKAIETLLPGEKLTPLLKEVIQEERAVSLNHAKSVLEFMLWGPLDVVQGVPVEERELSLQRWLDLERATVLHGLVRTRVQLNVFEQLHLMFLVRSTAKAMCDASVLLEKANVY
- the LOC124543116 gene encoding uncharacterized protein LOC124543116 isoform X4, giving the protein MSPVCHNFVQNAWKKDFCSNCFKSREEHSKQDRSTESSKYLATPFQNRSTFFKKTPPSILKIHPKKKGKRNVRFPEEVSSVIGYGGDDWSDGEEFEVSEDNDEDDTFPDTEEERELHRITKSNTDFNTVKANLLGDSVAKTYTSLLLGKVQTDSDGKKKTLMVSVTPFGQENKSPNVKTHTRKPAVLNLADQAEESSNGYKTNIILSSYMKESETIITTEGTKSSEGILCTEKSLLEEISETLHQNRIGGHDLNLIQTECSKPSIVEGKIKQSMQDDCEKKEMTETKKNSIVRKSPLDKKQERPKVNLSRSEFKFCKINIENSSVDSAVGTLNSTANNSLTSDDESFSGRTDSDNDDSGHFSESHKIEETVKIKVYNEDKNIKMSPMDQLRKVDGQASSGYSTFQSPIIDMPSIIPKQTEAVFSAEASRELAGEPDGRADPDDASEAPALPNSPMPTMDPRPSFLHGMITDIMPGKPVPPEKPKLPVKPVIKQSKKSVTSTQQVVMHVQTKNDEEENIIKYVSDQNCETISEKSDSVYYAKPVLTKQDSDTSLSSLCKRKAPTPPLSPTEEYSSSLYQRNPNVFMKSDSPVVREMEKRERAVMSSLPKLRGSDDETKKTEHTPEPAPRRNISLSHDNLLIDEKRKGKYKFSIKKLLRIGSSKDLDKKELSVATVTKLSPKTEEIYDLTPKPKPRLVIIHPLDINGSTVEVVKSNCEISESLRRLSHDDVSSIYSGSSSATDDTPPRVVNKPPPPPRISSEDYKTVSNVPKPARPPPPKSIALQKKQKQQAWASTPKQDDNIYANLGEIRSALAPRKPERTASMRERESHLELVKRRSPLDDDKDESDEPQELVQATNDTVIHNYDDVYNTAKYDEENCDSAKNSDSDYEYVHHARSSSPECDSAIKTREVERAERKIEDTTEFPKYSNGFRSSLPYCGSETESEIYSPYSFYSSNDNMDSPTNDDYQSEMTPKNTTNKLRVRKGRSVVHKTLEDNYGAVVIANHEALAQVLEQVQQSATMQSSLRGLKACTNLRWNDFTIQQNKNFTKAGKRFFYPACWNSNQGPVNVTLMLYKEQMASQMVCQSVQPSTLCLNAITEFCDLVPLQQFGEDGDDLVQATIVVLANAQVDTISSYGEHLHAAEGSTKDHQLVQTDQIHESIFIMLQLINGLKCLQARGVEEIPESLTSFIVLKETQTGSHGGANLPSPDDRLSSLSAPKTNSYGRLCILQGLTDDMNCSKSTDEDLSSLCKCALKAIETLLPGEKLTPLLKEVIQEERAVSLNHAKSVLEFMLWGPLDVVQGVPVEERELSLQRWLDLERATVLHGLVRTRVQLNVFEQLHLMFLVRSTAKAMCDASVLLEKANVY